A genomic region of Fusarium oxysporum Fo47 chromosome VI, complete sequence contains the following coding sequences:
- a CDS encoding uncharacterized protein (expressed protein), translating into MTSPTGLGATIIAVCVSLTLLAGLFLGLRLYCKIIRHRGFWWDDYILIAAWICLAIGTGLVIFNVTLGFGKDMSEVDPAVVPKIALTGTIFGLFAVLSAAWSKTSFALTLIRLVDGWMSWFLWFLIIATNITMDLVIVFSFVKCTPAKKVWHSSLPGTCWNPMVATYYNIFAGAFSGLVDLILCVIAWTIIWKLSMRTREKIGVGIALTFGIFAAAAAGAKCYKMLGLSSKNRTLDRVGIIIWGTTECAVTIMAASIPVMRILVLRVYRRTPDQISNRPLRTLRIISTPDKRASTNNTMPSYNTAEGANMLTEEGLRDLSLPSRAISARQNDIGLYEINGKG; encoded by the exons ATGACATCGCCTACGGGTCTCGGCGCAACGATAATCGCAGTTTGCGTGTCGCTGACCTTATTGGCGGGTTTATTTTTGGGTCTACGATTGTATTGCAAGATCATTCGCCATCGGGGCTTCTGGTGGGATGATTACATCTTGATTGCGGCATGG ATCTGCCTCGCTATCGGCACGGGTCTCGTCATTTTCAACGTCACCCTTGGTTTCGGCAAGGACATGTCAGAGGTTGATCCAGCAGTCGTACCGAAAATCGCACTTACCGGAACAATATTTGGTCTCTTTGCAGTATTATCGGCAGCATGGAGCAAAACGTCATTTGCCCTGACACTGATACGATTGGTTGATGGCTGGATGAGCTGGTTTCTCTGGTTTCTTATTATCGCGACAAATATCACCATGGACTTGGTTATTGTTTTCTCCTTTGTAAAATGTACACCGGCCAAGAAGGTCTGGCATTCGAGTCTGCCTGGAACCTGTTGGAATCCGATGGTCGCGACGTACTATAATATCTTTGCTGGAG CCTTCTCGGGGTTGGTTGACCTTATTCTCTGTGTCATTGCCTGGACCATTATTTGGAAACTCTCTATGCGGACCCGAGAGAAAATCGGAGTTGGGATCGCTTTGACCTTTGGTATCTT TGCCGCCGCCGCTGCTGGTGCGAAATGCTACAAAATGCTtggcctcagcagcaagaaTCGAACTC TGGATAGAGTTGGCATCATTATATGGGGCACTACCGAGTGTGCCGTCACCATAATGGCAGCATCCATTCCCGTCATGCGCATACTGGTATTGCGCGTTTACCGCCGCACGCCTGATCAAATCTCCAATCGACCTCTACGCACTCTTCGAATAATCAGTACTCCGGATAAGAGAGCTTCGACAAACAACACAATGCCAAGCTATAATACTGCAGAAGGCGCGAATATGCTAACAGAAGAAGGGTTAAGAGACCTCAGTCTACCATCACGGGCAATCTCAGCTAGGCAGAATGATATAGGTCTGTATGAGATTAATGGAAAGGGTTGA
- a CDS encoding O-methyltransferase-domain-containing protein: protein MASADNLIQALEGLDASSFANEAERVRALDALTLSVSRVQKPWDTVWQHCWVNPATTACAKSLIDAGVFTKWIDAGGGERTCDELAELTSTEPILIRRLIRQISGQNLVIETAEDTYKPTPWVHALTADPALANVYGGLYNFVNNPMFQTLPAYLKRTGYKNPTDPNDCNWQFMKGRQENLFQSLGADPVAAREFNDAMESHSKYNLTPWPEVYPTESLITGAKFDRALVVDVGGSKGHDLTKFHLRHSEIPEGSLVLQDLPDILKELTIPDTIAVCPHDFFTPQPVKGARAYFMHNVLHDWEDKQACQILKHLADAMEAGYSRLLIHESLVSSAKPLARVTTSDITMMACLAAKERTELEWIKLVESAGLRVLKIWRPLESVESIIEAELS, encoded by the exons ATGGCATCAGCAGACAATCTCATCCAGGCTCTTGAAGGCCTTGACGCCAGTTCATTCGCCAATGAAGCAGAGCGCGTCCGTGCCCTCGATGCACTCACTCTGTCTGTCAGTAGAGTTCAAAAACCATGGGATACAGTCTGGCAGCACTGCTGGGTTAATCCAGCGACAACCGCATGTGCCAAGTCCTTGATTGACGCTGGCGTTTTCACCAAGTGGATTGACGCTGGTGGTGGGGAGCGGACTTGTGATGAACTGGCTGAGCTCACGAGTACTGAGCCCATTCTTATCC GGCGCTTGATTCGACAGATCTCAGGCCAGAATCTCGTCATCGAGACTGCAGAGGATACCTACAAGCCGACACCTTGGGTCCACGCCCTCACCGCCGATCCAGCCCTGGCCAATGTCTACGGCGGTTTATACAATTTCGTCAACAACCCCATGTTCCAAACTCTCCCTGCATATCTTAAGAGAACAGGTTATAAGAACCCGACGGACCCCAATGACTGTAACTGGCAGTTCATGAAGGGCAGACAGGAAAACCTGTTTCAGTCTCTTGGTGCTGATCCCGTTGCTGCAAGGGAGTTTAACGACGCGATGGAGAGTCATTCCAAGTATAATCTCACGCCTTGGCCAGAGGTATACCCTACTGAGTCTTTGATTACTGGCGCTAAGTTCGATCGAGCATTGGTGGTAGACGTTGGGGGTAGCAAAGGCCACGATCTGACTAAATTTCATCTTCGACATTCCGAAATTCCCGAGGGTAGTCTTGTCCTTCAAGATCTCCCTGACATCCTCAAAGAACTAACCATTCCTGATACGATTGCTGTCTGTCCCCATGATTTCTTCACCCCGCAACCTGTCAAAGGCGCGCGTGCATACTTCATGCACAATGTCCTGCACGACTGGGAGGATAAACAGGCATGCCAGATCCTCAAGCACCTCGCTGATGCTATGGAAGCAGGCTACTCTAGGCTTTTAATCCATGAGAGTCTAGTTAGTTCAGCCAAGCCTCTTGCGCGAGTGACGACGTCGGATATCACCATGATGGCGTGCCTGGCTGCCAAGGAGCGAACAGAACTTGAGTGGATAAAGCTGGTCGAGAGTGCTGGATTGAGGGTTCTCAAGATCTGGAGACCTTTGGAGTCTGTAGAGAGCATTATTGAAGCGGAGCTTTCTTAA
- a CDS encoding Alpha/Beta hydrolase protein, producing MGCHGRYTAEKVTYPSHGETITGILYLPKDVANPPGVVVLGPYSFVKEQAPLQYATRLADEGYATLIFDPRTVGESTGQPRRLENPKMKNEDVVSGLDYLAGRGDVDAERLFLVGVCQGGPECLDVASYDDRVVAVASVTGYYRDHETDVWMICTGCVNIEPGVDVGSLKMPTPEQGEALYQARIGRARKAKELYEKTGQVTYQPLVDPKAADPDVGSLAGLPGPVAWAWYGPWTLKGFENRYAVMSDLDHFGYSTVPGVAKLTKPALVIHGDNCMNAPAAKRHFESIPTKNKKLIWDNGVSHFQHYDQPDVVDSNVANMFNPSTTLVYHLDRNYIHKIKKAHLNFIAGRGIRPPKHASMKARDNYRKHYAMIRQVTGVLAEDHAYKAVQGCCLECQGTIRS from the exons ATGGGCTGCCACGGTCGTTACACTGCAGAGAAGGTGACCTATCCATCTCACGGGGAGACCATCACCGGCATCCTGTATCTGCCCAAAGACGTGGCCAACCCGCCTGGTGTCGTCGTTCTCGGCCCATACTCGTTTGTCAAGGAACAAGCCCCGCTGCAGTATGCCACGCGACTTGCCGACGAAGGCTATGCCACTCTGATCTTTGACCCACGCACTGTCGGGGAGAGTACCGGTCAGCCACGGCGTCTAGAAAATCccaagatgaagaacgaAGACGTCGTCTCCGGTCTTGACTACCTTGCCGGCAGAGGTGACGTGGATGCCGAGAGATTGTTCCTCGTCGGTGTCTGCCAAGGTGGTCCTGAGTGCCTAGACGTTGCATCATATGATGATCGGGTcgtcgctgtcgcttccGTGACGGGGTACTATCGCGATCATGAGACAGATGTCTGGATGATCTGCACTGGCTGCGTGAACATCGAGCCCGGGGTCGACGTTGGGTCATTGAAAATGCCTACACCCGAGCAAGGGGAAGCACTGTATCAGGCACGCATTGGGCGAGCTAGAAAGGCTAAAGAGCTGTACGAGAAAACAGGCCAAGTCACCTACCAACCTCTTGTCGACCCGAAAGCCGCAGACCCAGATGTCGGTTCACTCGCTGGCCTTCCGGGACCCGTCGCGTGGGCTTGGTACGGCCCGTGGACTTTGAAGGGGTTTGAGAACCGATACGCCGTCATGAGTGATTTGGATCACTTTGGATATTCGACTGTACCTGGGGTGGCCAAGCTCACCAAACCGGCTCTGGTTATTCATGGAGACAATTGCATGAACGCGCCCGCAGCCAAGAGGCATTTTGAGTCGATCCcgaccaagaacaagaaattGATTTGGGATAATGGTGTGTCGCATTTCCAGCATTACGATCAGCCGGATGTTGTAGATAGTAACGTTG CAAACATGTTCAATCCCTCCACAACGCTGGTGTATCATCTCGATCGGAACTATATACACAAGATTAAGAAGGCTCACTTGAACTTTATAGCTGGCCGGGGTATAAGGCCCCCAAAGCATGCCTCGATGAAGGCTCGAGACAATTATCGCAAGCACTACGCCATGATCAGGCAAGTCACTGGTGTCTTGGCAGAGGACCATGCTTACAAGGCtgtacagggctgctgcCTAGAATGCCAAGGCACAATCAGGTCATAA
- a CDS encoding uncharacterized protein (domain of unknown function-domain containing protein), whose amino-acid sequence MSFLYLNRATHVVSLIPALFGINLLTRPEATLQSFQYPIPTDPQAQKLVRGLARIYGCRNLVISFLFFNISLTGDRKLMSLGYLGALAMCVTDGLVARNVVGHGEWQHWSFAPLCIGLLIGLNW is encoded by the coding sequence ATGTCCTTCCTCTATCTCAACCGCGCAACACACGTCGTGTCTCTCATCCCCGCCCTCTTCGGCATCAATCTCCTCACACGCCCCGAAGCAACCCTCCAATCCTTCCAGTATCCCATTCCAACAgatcctcaagctcaaaaGCTTGTTCGTGGACTTGCACGTATCTACGGATGTCGAAATCTCGTCATTAGCTTtttgttcttcaacatcagcctCACTGGGGATAGGAAGCTAATGAGCCTGGGGTATCTTGGGGCGCTGGCCATGTGCGTTACTGATGGGCTTGTCGCGAGGAATGTAGTTGGGCATGGGGAGTGGCAGCATTGGTCTTTTGCGCCGCTTTGTATTGGGTTGTTGATTGGGCTGAACTGGTGA
- a CDS encoding MFS transporter, whose product MLAQTPTSEGVSHAEGAQTTGALDGSSFATTIECTDGDPDHPYNMSSGRKWIIVIVISFSALCVTCASSIYSTTYSQIMIDFHISHEVATLGLSLYIWGMGVGPLVLGPLSELYGRRVVYLWSLLFFFIWIFPCAFANNIHTLLIGRFLSGLSGSAFLSVAGGTVGDIFPRNQLALPMMVYTASPFIGPEIGPLLGGFINQYTNWRWTFYILLCWAAAMLLLVFLLVPETYQSVLVKLRAQGIREETRTSEAWEPNEKKTSSLWIMILRSTYRPIMLLTLEPMCLSLCIYSALLLGIIYLFFGAFQLVFESVYGFQLWQRGVSFTGLLVGMIFAILSDPFWRLHYRRLEERALDLTSPDSDFMPEWRLPPVIVGAPLVTVGLFMFAWTSYPSIHWVVPIIGSALFGAGTILAFSGIFTFLVDAYPKYAASALAANSFARSTFGGVFPLFGVQMYNRLGIQWATCLLGFLTLAMLPFPYIFYRYGAQIRKRSRFSK is encoded by the exons ATGTTAGCCCAAACACCTACCTCTGAGGGCGTTTCTCACGCAGAAGGCGCCCAAACAACTGGCGCACTTGACGGCAGTTCGTTTGCGACAACGATCGAATGTACCGACGGAGACCCTGATCATCCGTATAATATGAGTTCTGGGAGAAAATGGATAATAGTCATTGTAATCTCATTCAGCGCCCTTTGCGT TACTTGTGCTTCGTCTATCTACTCAACAACCTATAGCCAAATCATGATCGATTTCCATATTTCTCACGAGGTAGCAACGCTTGGCCTTTCACTTTATATCTGGGGAATGG GCGTTGGTCCATTGGTATTAGGCCCACTGTCCGAG CTGTATGGTAGGCGAGTCGTTTATCTTTGGTcacttcttttcttttttatctGGATCTTCCCATGCGCCTTCGCAAACAACATTCACACGCTCCTCATTGGTCGCTTCCTTAGCGGATTGTCGGGAAGCGCGTTTCTCAGTGTTGCTGGGGGCACAGTTGGAGACATTTTCCCTCGAAATCAGCTAGCACTTCCAATGATGGTATATACTGCCAGTCCGTTTATTGGGCCTGAGATAGGACCTCT ATTAGGCGGGTTTATTAACCAATACACTAACTG GCGCTGGACATTCTATATACTGCTCTGCTGGGCGGCTGCTATGTTGCTTCTGGTATTCTTGTTGGTGCCAGAAACATACCAATCGGT TCTTGTAAAACTCAGGGCGCAAGGAATACGAGAAGAGACCCGGACTTCGGAAGCATGGGAACCAAATGAAAAGAAGACCTCTTCACTCTGGATTATGATACTACGGTCCACCTACAGGCCTATCATGCTCCTGACTCTGGAGCCCATGTGTCTGAGCCTATGCATATACTCTGCGCTTTTACTTGGAATCATCTACCTCTTCTTCGGTGCATTCCAATTAGTTTTCGAGTCTGTGTATGGGTTCCAGTTATGGCAGCGTGGAGTTTCATTCACGGGGCTCTTAGTTGGAATGATCTTCGCTATACTCTCAGACCCTTTTTGGAGATTGCATTACCGTCGTTTAGAAGAACGGGCGTTAGATCTAACCAGTCCAGACTCAGATTTCATGCCGGAGTGGAGACTACCCCCAG TTATAGTCGGGGCTCCATTGGTCACTGTCGGACTCTTCATGTTTGCTTGGACATCATATCCCAGCATCCATTGGGTTGTACCGATAATTGGAAGCGCTTTATTCGGTGCAGG GACTATTCTCGCCTTTTCGGGAATATTCACATTTCTTGTGGATGCCTATCCCAAATACGCGGCAAGTGCTTTGGCCGCAAACAGCTTTGCCCGATCGACCTTCGGAGGTGTGTTTCCATTATTTGGTGTGCAAA TGTACAATAGATTGGGTATACAGTGGGCTACATGCCTGCTCGGTTTCTTGACATTGGCCATGCTGCCCTTTCC GTATATATTTTATAGATATGGGGCACAGATCCGAAAGCGAAGCCGCTTCTCGAAATGA
- a CDS encoding fungal transcriptional regulatory protein, whose product MQTTHLQESGRRTSTNLPRLSITACLRCRDQKLKCGREHPICTRCDRLNATCVYPDPPNRRGPRGKRRQRLLPQTAERCQDGSQPGRIAIQQTRNNPAPQELSPTVEQTPSSQHVLQTTTANPPGPSCHSRRSIGTPSQTEIDKEAPDLSTELFTPYDSYATQLCGMGIVAIDSAADSAQDPLPPTALGLSLLEVYFTRVYNAPVLFYKPLLFQQYLEGKIHGALLKALFALATLFLHPIDDENEQDTNTELKILRIYRSCGLSWAKSALEEVMSLTMHSPSLMAVQALECIQLFWFGIGQPHPGNLCLALAYRSCKILGYDRRPADENDSCTSIEAELGRRCFWACWISTCIVMQPEPYIESAWKEAAMLPLPCLVSGSFNQMMDKDWNSLPVRNSSENLYPPTTPGLLIKIIGIWAKVQLHCKAYANRAHDGLNSLRQLSQLATSLFDEAAEMRTSANQVDQTTENQMMLFLHDSVYHQSQITLHSMIVPLFSGIPADEKIDPETRRRAAQTVIYHADQFKCLLDPYLYDQQDVSRMPPLVGYGAFVVGIIFLSTELCCHTQPVIELPFNTSTKDSRLVTVQAILRLLDTIKAYWEALKYPAEVLRSALEAAHSALSKPPRLIDSGNHELLRYPNDNHQSSPIEILNTTMDLANGHVHSPIPDTNANDYAENTRPSNISHESNELDALPGDFSTSQMDEVLDFEWYDVSFAGVGVEGFEGLDASDLFRQGWKTFS is encoded by the exons ATGCAGACCACTCACCTTCAAGAAAGCGGCAGGAGAACTTCTACCAATCTCCCGCGCTTATCAATCACCGCGTGCTTGAGATGTCGCGATCAGAAG CTCAAATGTGGCCGTGAGCATCCTATCTGCACTCGTTGCGATCGACTCAACGCGACCTGTGTGTATCCCGATCCTCCTAATCGGAGGGGCCCACGAGGCAAACGAAGACAGAGGTTACTACCGCAGACGGCCGAACGCTGTCAAGATGGTTCCCAACCTGGGCGCATCGCCATTCAACAAACTCGCAACAACCCGGCACCACAAGAGCTATCACCCACCGTGGAACAAACTCCCAGCTCACAGCACGTTCTTCAGACTACTACTGCGAATCCACCAGGtccttcttgccattctAGAAGAAGCATAGGTACTCCAAGTCAGACGGAGATAGACAAAGAGGCTCCTGACTTATCCACGGAGCTCTTTACCCCATATGAT TCATATGCAACTCAGCTGTGTGGAATGGGAATAGTGGCGATAGATTCAGCCGCCGATTCAGCGCAGGACCCCTTGCCCCCGACTGCTCTTGGGCTTTCTCTATTAGAAGTATACTTTACGCGCGTTTACAATGCACCCGTGTTATTTTATAAACCCCTCCTCTTCCAGCAATACCTCGAAGGAAAAATACACGGCGCTCTTCTTAAAGCACTCTTCGCGTTGGCAACTCT ATTCCTTCATCCCAtagatgatgagaatgaacaAGACACCAATACGGAGCTGAAAATTCTCCGCATATATCGCTCATGTGGGCTCTCATGGGCAAAATCTGCCTTGGAAGAAGTCATGTCGTTAACTATGCACTCCCCGTCTCTCATGGCAGTACAAGCCTTGGAATGTATACAGCTGTTTTGGTTTGGAATAGGTCAGCCCCACCCTGGAAACCTATGCCTTG CTCTTGCATACCGGTCATGCAAAATACTTGGATATGACAGAAGACCTGCGGATGAGAATGATTCTTGTACTTCAATTGAGGCCGAGCTTGGTCGCCGATGCTTCTGGGCTTGCTGGATATCCACATGCATTGTCATGCAACCAGAGCCATACATTGAATCAGCTTGGAAAGAGGCTGCTATGCTACCACTGCCATGTTTAGTCTCTGGATCGTTCAATCAGATGATGGACAAAGATTGGAACTCGCTTCCTGTGCGAAATTCATCCGAAAACTTGTACCCTCCTACAACTCCAGGGTTACTGATCAAGATCATTGGTATTTG GGCGAAAGTGCAGTTGCATTGCAAGGCCTATGCTAATAGAGCTCATGATGGTCTCAACTCGTTACGTCAATTATCGCAGCTAGCAACGTCGCTATTCGATGAGGCTGCCGAGATGAGAACTTCTGCCAATCAAGTCGATCAGACGACCGAAAACCAAATGATGCTTTTCTTGCATGATTCGGTGTACCACCAAAGTCAGATCACCTTACACTCTATGATTGTTCCCTTATTCTCCGGTATTCCAGCTGACGAGAAAATCGACCCTGAAACTCGGAGACGCGCTGCACAGACTGTGATTTATCATGCAGACCAGTTTAAGTGCCTGCTGGATCCCTACCTGTATGATCAACAAGATGTTTCGCGCATGCCTCCCCTTGTTGGCTACGGAGCCTTTGTAGTAGGTATTATATTCCTGTCCACAGAGCTTTGCTGTCACACCCAACCAGTCATCGAGCTGCccttcaacaccagcacAAAGGACAGTCGACTCGTCACTGTACAAGCTATCTTACGCTTGTTAGATACCATTAAAGCTTACTGGGAAGCTTTGAAGTATCCT GCTGAGGTACTGCGATCTGCTTTGGAGGCGGCTCATTCGGCACTCAGCAAGCCACCCAGGCTGATCGACTCAGGCAACC ATGAACTACTGCGGTATCCAAATGATAACCACCAGTCATCGCCAatagaaatattaaataCAACAATGGATTTGGCCAACGGGCATGTCCACTCACCAATACCGGATACCAACGCGAATGACTATGCCGAAAACACAAGGCCCTCGAATATAAGCCATGAAAGCAATGAATTAGATGCCTTGCCGGGCGACTTTTCAACAAGCCAGATGGATGAAGTTCTGGACTTTGAATGGTACGACGTGTCCTTCGCGGGAGTTGGAGTTGAGGGATTTGAGGGACTTGATGCGTCTGATCTTTTTAGACAAGGCTGGAAGACCTTTAGCTAG
- a CDS encoding X-Pro dipeptidyl-peptidase protein: MAAQYRDIQTVDSESYPYIFEQNVSVPLGNGGVIRCNIYKPKVAAGDMRFPVIITYGPYGKDVSYKDFHPKSFSEIHPTHQTGHSAWETPTPQFWTSHGYIVIRADEIGIGQSPGVLNVTSADSIDGFRDLIEWAAEQDWSSGKVGLLGVSYYAAAQWHVASLRPKGLAAIVPWEGFSDLYRESLRHGGILSNKFLSFWYSRQVATNQYGLPGRKARNWGPDTVEGDLSPEELDANRHKAVYHERRFRDDKDLACVNFNIEDVTVPLLSVANLGGNSLHLRGNVLGYLWAGSKFKYLRFIVGRHDLPFYYPEEVQVQKSFLDAWLKGDDREGWTKKGAISPVDLVLRKGNVGYNDPLAEKRFLRRKENEWPIARTQYTRFHLTPESTLQQDQPKAQPPSKKTYNALGKGEPTDILTFTSAPFESETEITGHIVAHLNVSCSRDCWGNSPSDLDLFLSLRLLSPSGDEILYTGSLGEPVPLTKGWLRVSLRKVNTQHPHHRSWLPYREFCSTDVQPVIPNDVYPVDVEIWPTNVVIEPGCRLVLEVSSGDTQGAGLWCHDDPIDRSEYVFKGQNHVHFGNHYVNYVELPVIPAN, translated from the exons ATGGCAGCCCAATATCGCGATATTCAAACCGTGGACTCAGAGTCCTATCCTTATATTTTCGAACAAAATGTATCGGTGCCCTTGGGCAATGGTGGCGTAATTCGCTGCAACATTTACAAGCCCAAAGTAGCTGCAGGGGATATGAGATTCCCTGTAATTATCACTTACGGGCCATACGGCAAAGATGTCTCTTACAAAGA TTTCCACCCAAAGAGCTTTTCTGAAATACACCCGACCCATCAAACAGGCCACTCTGCATGGGAAACTCCGACACCTCAATTTTGGACCAGTCACGGCTACATCGTCATCCGGGCCGACGAGATCGGCATTGGTCAGTCTCCCGGTGTATTGAATGTCACATCCGCAGATTCCATTGACGGCTTCCGTGACCTGATTGAGTGGGCTGCCGAGCAAGACTGGTCTTCAGGCAAGGTAGGCCTGCTCGGTGTTAGTTACTACGCTGCTGCGCAGTGGCATGTGGCGAGCCTACGACCTAAAGGTCTTGCAGCTATCGTGCCATGGGAGGGATTCTCGGATTTGTACAGGGAATCGCTGCGACATGGCGGTATTCTTTCAAACAaattcctttctttttggTATTCCCGTCAGGTTGCCACGAACCAGTATGGATTACCCGGACGAAAAGCGCGCAACTGGGGTCCGGACACGGTCGAAGGTGATCTAAGCCCAGAGGAGCTGGATGCCAATCGACACAAGGCTGTGTACCACGAGCGGCGATTCCGAGATGACAAAGACTTAGCATGCGTTAATTTCAATATTGAGGATGTCACGGTCCCGTTATTGAGCGTCGCTAATCTGGGTGGGAACTCGCTACATTTACGAGGAAACGTGCTTGGGTACCTTTGGGCAGGCTCCAAGTTCAAATATCTTCGATTCATCGTGGGCCGCCACGATTTGCCATTTTATTATCCCGAAGAAGTCCAAGTTCAAAAGAGCTTTCTTGATGCTTGGCTTAAAGGCGATGATCGCGAAGGCTGGACCAAGAAGGGGGCTATATCGCctgttgaccttgttcttCGCAAGGGGAATGTTGGATATAACGATCCTCTGGCTGAGAAAAGGTTTCTTCGTCGAAAGGAGAACGAATGGCCAATTGCTCGGACTCAATACACTCGATTCCATCTCACGCCAGAAAGTACGCTTCAACAGGACCAGCCGAAAGCACAGCCTCCGAGTAAGAAAACTTACAACGCTCTCGGCAAAGGCGAACCAACAGACATCTTGACATTTACGTCGGCACCCTTTGAGTCAGAGACCGAAATCACTGGTCATATTGTGGCCCATCTGAATGTCTCTTGTAGCAGAGATTGTTGGGGAAATTCACCCTCTGATTTGGATTTGTTCCTCTCCTTGCGCCTCCTGTCACCTTCAGGGGACGAGATCCTTTACACTGGCTCTCTTGGGGAGCCTGTTCCATTGACCAAGGGCTGGCTACGAGTTTCCCTTCGGAAAGTCAACACACAGCATCCCCATCACCGCTCCTGGTTGCCATACCGAGAGTTTTGCTCTACCGATGTTCAGCCCGTTATTCCTAACGATGTTTATCCTGTTGACGTGGAGATTTGGCCGACGAATGTGGTCATTGAACCTGGGTGTCGATTGGTTTTGGAGGTGAGCTCTGGAGACACTCAGGGCGCTGGACTTTGGTGCCACGACGACCCTATTGACAG GTCGGAATATGTCTTCAAAGGGCAAAATCATGTTCACTTCGGCAATCATTATGTCAACTATGTCGAGTTGCCGGTTATCCCTGCAAACTAG